A genomic segment from Dermatobacter hominis encodes:
- a CDS encoding ATP-dependent Clp protease proteolytic subunit, translating into MQPLGPSDLPPQLAADPVLMQAGNGMEPSADIYNRLLKNRIVFLGSEVNDTVANFITAQMLFLEGEDPDKDIWLYINSPGGSVTAGMAIYDTMQFVTPDVGTICMGLCASMGQFLLCAGAAGKRYSLPHARIMMHQPSAGMQGQASDIAIQAEQLKYIKDLLAERIAHHTGQTKEQVNIDSDRDRWFTAEGAKDYGIIDHVIVRRGEMR; encoded by the coding sequence ATGCAGCCACTCGGACCTTCCGACCTCCCGCCGCAGCTCGCGGCGGACCCCGTACTCATGCAGGCCGGCAACGGCATGGAGCCCTCCGCCGACATCTACAACCGGCTCCTGAAGAACCGCATCGTGTTCCTCGGCTCCGAGGTCAACGACACCGTCGCCAACTTCATCACCGCCCAGATGCTGTTCCTCGAGGGCGAGGACCCCGACAAGGACATCTGGCTGTACATCAACTCGCCGGGCGGCTCGGTGACGGCCGGCATGGCGATCTACGACACGATGCAGTTCGTCACACCCGACGTCGGCACCATCTGCATGGGCCTCTGCGCCTCGATGGGGCAGTTCCTGCTGTGCGCCGGTGCCGCGGGCAAGCGCTACTCGCTGCCGCACGCCCGGATCATGATGCACCAGCCCTCCGCGGGCATGCAGGGCCAGGCGTCCGACATCGCCATCCAGGCGGAGCAGCTGAAGTACATCAAGGACCTGCTGGCCGAGCGCATCGCGCACCACACCGGTCAGACCAAGGAGCAGGTCAACATCGACTCCGACCGCGACCGCTGGTTCACCGCCGAGGGCGCCAAGGACTACGGGATCATCGACCACGTGATCGTGCGCCGCGGCGAGATGCGCTGA
- a CDS encoding CAP domain-containing protein, with amino-acid sequence MDRPSLIFPRSTRARRTRATVLLAAMTAIVALVGVSCTKNAQAFDSAARVNDTRTQIGLRALAIDDTLVNKAQAWAEHMAGVGSISHSRLSDGAGSDWAVLGENVGMASSTAQMHSMFMNSPAHRANIVSGKFNRIGTGVAQSGGRLYVVQVFAG; translated from the coding sequence ATGGACCGCCCGTCCCTGATCTTCCCCCGTTCGACCCGCGCGCGCCGGACCAGGGCGACCGTCCTGCTGGCCGCCATGACCGCCATCGTGGCGCTCGTCGGCGTGTCGTGCACCAAGAACGCCCAGGCGTTCGACTCCGCTGCGAGGGTGAACGACACCCGGACGCAGATCGGGCTCCGGGCCCTCGCCATCGACGACACGCTCGTCAACAAGGCGCAGGCCTGGGCCGAGCACATGGCCGGCGTGGGCTCGATCTCGCACTCACGGCTGAGCGACGGCGCCGGCAGCGACTGGGCCGTGCTCGGCGAGAACGTCGGCATGGCGTCGTCGACCGCCCAGATGCACTCGATGTTCATGAACAGCCCGGCGCACCGGGCCAACATCGTCAGCGGCAAGTTCAACCGGATCGGCACCGGCGTCGCCCAGTCCGGCGGCCGCCTCTACGTGGTCCAGGTCTTCGCCGGCTGA